From Oncorhynchus masou masou isolate Uvic2021 chromosome 7, UVic_Omas_1.1, whole genome shotgun sequence, one genomic window encodes:
- the setdb2 gene encoding histone-lysine N-methyltransferase SETDB2 isoform X2: MDGSEKTEVARAKSFWVQVDVEETFDELYEYLTHLKHAIKTCTATDREYVQGMNMITLLDSGLIVTPATTGPATTTAPATTTAPATGNESFVEVVIGAEILTVSVPDTDDPQTPLPPQQTEPVSPPSPLRYDGSIIPLSPPYPNREDLMTPLLPLQLPYQFHTCSQACVPHLPPSAHHFRGHNPLRIPLLCSFQRQCAPTPPLTTGIETDCDGTEPDSKGEGSENSEGAELDSEVTARGVVYKAPCGLSLCTPGEVLCFLVATESHGVLQVDDFTFDPLVQLECLRPPQWRPPGLAERDLSRGSEPTPVELCLQEEGVRPEDFRYRKERWPHGCFLSSGPLFTTCCDCTDGCGDAESCACACLTPGGKHYSHQRLSEHVPKGLYECGPWCGCDRGMCQNRVVQRGLRVRLQVFPTGNKGWGVRCRDDLDRGTFVCTYAGVVLRAGLDSDEPLPPKRQKADLPSDDEVEVVDEWLAPAGEGRAPAETLEPSPPSSPPDGLHVPVIQRPGVELSPQIQAVLVGNSLPVQPLIGMEVEEGVEQENGVQKPQLNSQPHMKEVDVKLSVSTSTSPKKLGPKQNPMEHLYYLDATKEGNVGRFINLRPQPICAECLH; the protein is encoded by the exons ATGGATGGGTCAGAGAAAACAGAAGTTG CGAGGGCAAAGTCATTCTGGGTACAGGTGGATGTGGAAGAAACATTTGATGAGCTGTATGAATATCTGACACACCTGAAGCATGCCATCAAGACCTGCACTGCTACAGACAGAG aATATGTCCAGGGGATGAATATGATTACCTTATTGGATTCCGGGCTGATTGTGACACCGGCAACTACAGGCCCAGCTACAACTACAGCCCCAGCTACAACTACAGCCCCTGCCACTGGGAATGAGTCTTTTGTGGAGGTGGTTATTGGTGCAG AAATCCTCACAGTTTCAGTCCCTGACACTGACGACCCTCAGACTCCTCTGCCCCCACAACAGACAGAGCCCGtatcccctccctcacccctccgtTACGATGGCTCCATCATCCCCCTGTCGCCCCCCTACCCCAACAGAGAGGACCTCATGACTCCCCTGCTGCCCCTCCAGCTCCCCTACCAGTTCCATACCTGCAGCCAGGCCTGTGTGCCCCACCTGCCCCCGTCCGCACACCACTTCCGGGGCCACAACCCTCTCAGGATCCCACTACTCTGCTCCTTCCAGCGGCAGTGTGCTCCCACTCCACCTCTCACTACTGGGATTGAGACCGATTGTGATGGGACTGAACCAGACTCTAAGGGGGAGGGCTCTGAGAATTCTGAGGGTGCAGAGTTGGACTCTGAGGTCACGGCGCGGGGTGTTGTTTACAAGGCTCCCTGTGGGCTGAGTCTCTGCACCCCAGGGGAGGTGCTTTGTTTTCTGGTTGCCACAGAGAGTCACGGCGTTCTGCAGGTGGACGACTTCACCTTTGACCCCCTGGTGCAGTTGGAGTGTCTGCGGCCACCGCAGTGGCGCCCACCCGGGCTGGCTGAGAGGGACCTGAGCCGGGGGTCAGAGCCAACGCCGGTGGAGTTGTGCCTGCAGGAGGAAGGAGTGCGGCCGGAGGACTTCCGCTACAGGAAGGAGCGTTGGCCTCACGGCTGTTTCCTCAGTTCGGGCCCGCTGTTCACCACCTGCTGCGACTGCACTGACGGCTGTGGTGATGCGGAGAGCTGCGCCTGCGCTTGTCTGACCCCAGGCGGCAAACACTACTCCCACCAGAGGCTGTCTGAGCATGTGCCCAAAGG gCTGTACGAATGCGGTCCTTGGTGTGGGTGTGACCGTGGTATGTGCCAGAACCGTGTGGTTCAGCGGGGTCTGCGTGTCCGGCTGCAGGTCTTCCCCACCGGAAACAAAGGATGGGGGGTGCGTTGCCGTGACGACCTGGACAGGGGCACATTCGTGTGCACATACGCAG GTGTAGTTCTCAGGGCAGGACTGGACTCCGACGAGCCCCTCCCACCCAAGCGCCAGAAGGCGGACCTTCCCTCCGACGACGAGGTGGAGGTGGTTGATGAGTGGCTGGCGCCGGCAGGGGAGGGACGAGCGCCTGCAGAGACCCTGGAGCCCTCgcccccctcctcacctcctgACGGGCTTCATGTGCCTGTTATTCAGAGGCCCGGGGTGGAGCTTTCTCCACAGATACAAGCCGTGTTGGTGGGAAACTCCCTGCCAGTCCAACCTCTCATAG GCATGGAGGTTGAGGAGGGTGTGGAGCAAGAGAATGGGGTACAGAAGCCACAGCTGAATTCCCAACCACACATGAAAGAAGTGGATGTGAAGCTGTCTGTGTCCACAAGCACAAGCCCCAAAAAACTGGGCCCAAAGCAGAACCCTATGGAGCACCTGTATTACCTAGATGCCACGAAGGAGGGGAACGTGGGAAGGTTCATAAAT CTGCGACCCCAACCTATTTGTGCAGAATGTCTTCACTGA
- the setdb2 gene encoding histone-lysine N-methyltransferase SETDB2 isoform X1, with the protein MDGSEKTEVARAKSFWVQVDVEETFDELYEYLTHLKHAIKTCTATDREYVQGMNMITLLDSGLIVTPATTGPATTTAPATTTAPATGNESFVEVVIGAEILTVSVPDTDDPQTPLPPQQTEPVSPPSPLRYDGSIIPLSPPYPNREDLMTPLLPLQLPYQFHTCSQACVPHLPPSAHHFRGHNPLRIPLLCSFQRQCAPTPPLTTGIETDCDGTEPDSKGEGSENSEGAELDSEVTARGVVYKAPCGLSLCTPGEVLCFLVATESHGVLQVDDFTFDPLVQLECLRPPQWRPPGLAERDLSRGSEPTPVELCLQEEGVRPEDFRYRKERWPHGCFLSSGPLFTTCCDCTDGCGDAESCACACLTPGGKHYSHQRLSEHVPKGLYECGPWCGCDRGMCQNRVVQRGLRVRLQVFPTGNKGWGVRCRDDLDRGTFVCTYAGVVLRAGLDSDEPLPPKRQKADLPSDDEVEVVDEWLAPAGEGRAPAETLEPSPPSSPPDGLHVPVIQRPGVELSPQIQAVLVGNSLPVQPLIGMEVEEGVEQENGVQKPQLNSQPHMKEVDVKLSVSTSTSPKKLGPKQNPMEHLYYLDATKEGNVGRFINHSCDPNLFVQNVFTDSHDPNFPVIAFFTSKVVKAGTELTWNYSHSPDSDLEQKVTCQCGCEGCQGLLA; encoded by the exons ATGGATGGGTCAGAGAAAACAGAAGTTG CGAGGGCAAAGTCATTCTGGGTACAGGTGGATGTGGAAGAAACATTTGATGAGCTGTATGAATATCTGACACACCTGAAGCATGCCATCAAGACCTGCACTGCTACAGACAGAG aATATGTCCAGGGGATGAATATGATTACCTTATTGGATTCCGGGCTGATTGTGACACCGGCAACTACAGGCCCAGCTACAACTACAGCCCCAGCTACAACTACAGCCCCTGCCACTGGGAATGAGTCTTTTGTGGAGGTGGTTATTGGTGCAG AAATCCTCACAGTTTCAGTCCCTGACACTGACGACCCTCAGACTCCTCTGCCCCCACAACAGACAGAGCCCGtatcccctccctcacccctccgtTACGATGGCTCCATCATCCCCCTGTCGCCCCCCTACCCCAACAGAGAGGACCTCATGACTCCCCTGCTGCCCCTCCAGCTCCCCTACCAGTTCCATACCTGCAGCCAGGCCTGTGTGCCCCACCTGCCCCCGTCCGCACACCACTTCCGGGGCCACAACCCTCTCAGGATCCCACTACTCTGCTCCTTCCAGCGGCAGTGTGCTCCCACTCCACCTCTCACTACTGGGATTGAGACCGATTGTGATGGGACTGAACCAGACTCTAAGGGGGAGGGCTCTGAGAATTCTGAGGGTGCAGAGTTGGACTCTGAGGTCACGGCGCGGGGTGTTGTTTACAAGGCTCCCTGTGGGCTGAGTCTCTGCACCCCAGGGGAGGTGCTTTGTTTTCTGGTTGCCACAGAGAGTCACGGCGTTCTGCAGGTGGACGACTTCACCTTTGACCCCCTGGTGCAGTTGGAGTGTCTGCGGCCACCGCAGTGGCGCCCACCCGGGCTGGCTGAGAGGGACCTGAGCCGGGGGTCAGAGCCAACGCCGGTGGAGTTGTGCCTGCAGGAGGAAGGAGTGCGGCCGGAGGACTTCCGCTACAGGAAGGAGCGTTGGCCTCACGGCTGTTTCCTCAGTTCGGGCCCGCTGTTCACCACCTGCTGCGACTGCACTGACGGCTGTGGTGATGCGGAGAGCTGCGCCTGCGCTTGTCTGACCCCAGGCGGCAAACACTACTCCCACCAGAGGCTGTCTGAGCATGTGCCCAAAGG gCTGTACGAATGCGGTCCTTGGTGTGGGTGTGACCGTGGTATGTGCCAGAACCGTGTGGTTCAGCGGGGTCTGCGTGTCCGGCTGCAGGTCTTCCCCACCGGAAACAAAGGATGGGGGGTGCGTTGCCGTGACGACCTGGACAGGGGCACATTCGTGTGCACATACGCAG GTGTAGTTCTCAGGGCAGGACTGGACTCCGACGAGCCCCTCCCACCCAAGCGCCAGAAGGCGGACCTTCCCTCCGACGACGAGGTGGAGGTGGTTGATGAGTGGCTGGCGCCGGCAGGGGAGGGACGAGCGCCTGCAGAGACCCTGGAGCCCTCgcccccctcctcacctcctgACGGGCTTCATGTGCCTGTTATTCAGAGGCCCGGGGTGGAGCTTTCTCCACAGATACAAGCCGTGTTGGTGGGAAACTCCCTGCCAGTCCAACCTCTCATAG GCATGGAGGTTGAGGAGGGTGTGGAGCAAGAGAATGGGGTACAGAAGCCACAGCTGAATTCCCAACCACACATGAAAGAAGTGGATGTGAAGCTGTCTGTGTCCACAAGCACAAGCCCCAAAAAACTGGGCCCAAAGCAGAACCCTATGGAGCACCTGTATTACCTAGATGCCACGAAGGAGGGGAACGTGGGAAGGTTCATAAAT CACAGCTGCGACCCCAACCTATTTGTGCAGAATGTCTTCACTGACTCTCATGATCCAAACTTCCCCGTCATCGCCTTCTTCACCAGCAA AGTGGTGAAGGCGGGGACTGAGTTGACCTGGAACTACTCCCACAGCCCTGACAGTGACCTGGAACAGAAAGTGACATGTCAGTGTGGCTGTGAAGGCTGTCAGGGACTGCTGGCATGA